A window of Esox lucius isolate fEsoLuc1 chromosome 18, fEsoLuc1.pri, whole genome shotgun sequence contains these coding sequences:
- the wtap gene encoding pre-mRNA-splicing regulator WTAP isoform X2, translating to MTNEEPLPKKVRLSESDMKTLTREELCVRWKQHEAYVQILEAKYADLNSNDVTGLKESEEKLKQQQQEASRRENILVMRLATKEQEMQECTTQIQYLKQAQQPSAAQLRSSMVDPAINLFFLKMKGELEQTKDKLEQAQNELSAWKFTPDSQTGKKLMAKCRMLIQENQELGRQLSQGRIAQLEAELALQKKYSEELKSSQDELNDFIIQLDEEVEGMQSTILVLQQQLRETRQQLSQNPAQTASSGPGPSRTSPSSPSAEPPGQAEQLSTPSSAQTGKDCGRVSNGPSNGSSSSQRGAAATPSLYREVSSTEEDFPPSPMASSPGEGETKLSNHGAEAGGQAGGGAGPGGFGSQLSVGYESVDSPTGSETSLTQHSNDTDSNTDPHEDKAAPVVKGNRTAGSRHAQNGLDSSTGSVL from the exons ATGACAAATGAGGAACCTCTTCCAAAGAAG GTTCGCCTCAGTGAATCTGACATGAAGACCCTGACCCGAGAGGAGCTGTGTGTGAG ATGGAAACAACATGAAGCTTACGTCCAGATCTTGGAGGCCAAATATGCTGATCTTAATT CGAACGATGTGACTGGGCTGAAGGAGTCTGAGGAGAAACtgaagcagcagcagcaggaggCGTCACGGAGGGAGAATATCCTGGTCATGCGGCTCGCAACCAAGGAGCAGGAAATGCAAGAGTGTACA ACCCAGATCCAGTACCTCAAGCAAGCACAGCAGCCCAGTGCAGCCCAACTGCGGTCGTCCATGGTAGACCCGGccatcaacttatttttcctcaAAATGAAGGGCGAACTGGAACAGACTAAAGACAAACTGGAGCAGGCCCAAAATGAACTGAGTGCCTGGAAATTTACACCAGATAG CCAGACGGGGAAGAAACTGATGGCCAAGTGTCGGATGCTGATCCAGGAGAACCAGGAACTGGGGAGGCAGCTGTCCCAGGGACGTATCGCCCAGCTGGAGGCAGAGTTGGCCCTGCAGAAGAAGTATAGTGAGGAGCTGAAGAGCAGCCAGGACG AGTTGAACGATTTCATCATCCAGCTGGACGAGGAAGTGGAGGGCATGCAGAGCACCATCCTGGTCCTCCAGCAGCAGCTCCGGGAGACCCGTCAGCAGCTCTCCCAGAACCCAGCTCAGACTGCCTCTTCTGGGCCAGGGCCCAGCAGGACTTCCCCCTCCAGCCCCTCGGCTGAACCCCCCGGCCAGGCCGAGCAGCTTTCCACCCCCTCCTCCGCCCAGACAGGGAAAGACTGCGGGAGAGTCTCCAACGGACCAAGCAATGGCAGCTCGTCGTCCCAGAGGGGTGCAGCAGCCACCCCCAGCTTGTACCGTGAGGTTAGCAGCACAGAGGAAGATTTTCCTCCGTCTCCTATGGCGTCCAGCCCCGGTGAGGGTGAGACGAAACTCTCCAACCATGGCGCGGAAGCGGGTGGCCAGGCCGGTGGCGGTGCAGGACCAGGGGGTTTCGGTAGCCAACTAAGTGTAGGGTACGAGAGCGTGGACTCTCCGACAGGCAGCGAGACGTCCCTGACACAGCACTCGAACGACACAGACTCCAACACTGACCCGCACGAGGACAAGGCTGCCCCAGTGGTCAAGGGCAACAGGACTGCAGGGTCGCGGCATGCTCAGAACGGTCTGGACTCGAGCACCGGCTCAGTTTTGTAA
- the wtap gene encoding pre-mRNA-splicing regulator WTAP isoform X1: MLKNYLMIAASSKALRMTNEEPLPKKVRLSESDMKTLTREELCVRWKQHEAYVQILEAKYADLNSNDVTGLKESEEKLKQQQQEASRRENILVMRLATKEQEMQECTTQIQYLKQAQQPSAAQLRSSMVDPAINLFFLKMKGELEQTKDKLEQAQNELSAWKFTPDSQTGKKLMAKCRMLIQENQELGRQLSQGRIAQLEAELALQKKYSEELKSSQDELNDFIIQLDEEVEGMQSTILVLQQQLRETRQQLSQNPAQTASSGPGPSRTSPSSPSAEPPGQAEQLSTPSSAQTGKDCGRVSNGPSNGSSSSQRGAAATPSLYREVSSTEEDFPPSPMASSPGEGETKLSNHGAEAGGQAGGGAGPGGFGSQLSVGYESVDSPTGSETSLTQHSNDTDSNTDPHEDKAAPVVKGNRTAGSRHAQNGLDSSTGSVL; the protein is encoded by the exons ATGTTGAAAAACTATTTAATGATAGCTGCTAGCTCAAAAG CGCTCAGAATGACAAATGAGGAACCTCTTCCAAAGAAG GTTCGCCTCAGTGAATCTGACATGAAGACCCTGACCCGAGAGGAGCTGTGTGTGAG ATGGAAACAACATGAAGCTTACGTCCAGATCTTGGAGGCCAAATATGCTGATCTTAATT CGAACGATGTGACTGGGCTGAAGGAGTCTGAGGAGAAACtgaagcagcagcagcaggaggCGTCACGGAGGGAGAATATCCTGGTCATGCGGCTCGCAACCAAGGAGCAGGAAATGCAAGAGTGTACA ACCCAGATCCAGTACCTCAAGCAAGCACAGCAGCCCAGTGCAGCCCAACTGCGGTCGTCCATGGTAGACCCGGccatcaacttatttttcctcaAAATGAAGGGCGAACTGGAACAGACTAAAGACAAACTGGAGCAGGCCCAAAATGAACTGAGTGCCTGGAAATTTACACCAGATAG CCAGACGGGGAAGAAACTGATGGCCAAGTGTCGGATGCTGATCCAGGAGAACCAGGAACTGGGGAGGCAGCTGTCCCAGGGACGTATCGCCCAGCTGGAGGCAGAGTTGGCCCTGCAGAAGAAGTATAGTGAGGAGCTGAAGAGCAGCCAGGACG AGTTGAACGATTTCATCATCCAGCTGGACGAGGAAGTGGAGGGCATGCAGAGCACCATCCTGGTCCTCCAGCAGCAGCTCCGGGAGACCCGTCAGCAGCTCTCCCAGAACCCAGCTCAGACTGCCTCTTCTGGGCCAGGGCCCAGCAGGACTTCCCCCTCCAGCCCCTCGGCTGAACCCCCCGGCCAGGCCGAGCAGCTTTCCACCCCCTCCTCCGCCCAGACAGGGAAAGACTGCGGGAGAGTCTCCAACGGACCAAGCAATGGCAGCTCGTCGTCCCAGAGGGGTGCAGCAGCCACCCCCAGCTTGTACCGTGAGGTTAGCAGCACAGAGGAAGATTTTCCTCCGTCTCCTATGGCGTCCAGCCCCGGTGAGGGTGAGACGAAACTCTCCAACCATGGCGCGGAAGCGGGTGGCCAGGCCGGTGGCGGTGCAGGACCAGGGGGTTTCGGTAGCCAACTAAGTGTAGGGTACGAGAGCGTGGACTCTCCGACAGGCAGCGAGACGTCCCTGACACAGCACTCGAACGACACAGACTCCAACACTGACCCGCACGAGGACAAGGCTGCCCCAGTGGTCAAGGGCAACAGGACTGCAGGGTCGCGGCATGCTCAGAACGGTCTGGACTCGAGCACCGGCTCAGTTTTGTAA
- the wtap gene encoding pre-mRNA-splicing regulator WTAP isoform X3 yields MTNEEPLPKKVRLSESDMKTLTREELCVRWKQHEAYVQILEAKYADLNSNDVTGLKESEEKLKQQQQEASRRENILVMRLATKEQEMQECTTQIQYLKQAQQPSAAQLRSSMVDPAINLFFLKMKGELEQTKDKLEQAQNELSAWKFTPDRGPEGVGTVPEEVVTSDTDMPCPHPNPPSAQARQLLY; encoded by the exons ATGACAAATGAGGAACCTCTTCCAAAGAAG GTTCGCCTCAGTGAATCTGACATGAAGACCCTGACCCGAGAGGAGCTGTGTGTGAG ATGGAAACAACATGAAGCTTACGTCCAGATCTTGGAGGCCAAATATGCTGATCTTAATT CGAACGATGTGACTGGGCTGAAGGAGTCTGAGGAGAAACtgaagcagcagcagcaggaggCGTCACGGAGGGAGAATATCCTGGTCATGCGGCTCGCAACCAAGGAGCAGGAAATGCAAGAGTGTACA ACCCAGATCCAGTACCTCAAGCAAGCACAGCAGCCCAGTGCAGCCCAACTGCGGTCGTCCATGGTAGACCCGGccatcaacttatttttcctcaAAATGAAGGGCGAACTGGAACAGACTAAAGACAAACTGGAGCAGGCCCAAAATGAACTGAGTGCCTGGAAATTTACACCAGATAG GGGCCCAGAAGGAGTCGGGACTGTTCCTGAAGAGGTGGTCACGTCCGACACGGATATGCCTTgcccccaccccaacccccctTCAGCCCAAGCCAGACAGTTGCTATATTAa
- the sod2 gene encoding superoxide dismutase [Mn], mitochondrial (The RefSeq protein has 2 substitutions compared to this genomic sequence) codes for MSMLSRVGQIRRCAATLSPALGTVISRQKHSLPDLTYDYGALEPHISAEIMQLHHSKHHATYVNNLNVAEDKYKEALAKGDVTAQVSLQPALRFNGGGHINHSIFWTNLSPNGGGEPKGELAAAIKRDFGSFQTMQDKMSAATVAVQGSGWGWLGLEKETGMLRITACPNQDPLQGTTGLVPLLGIDVWEHAYYLQYKNVRPDYVKAIWNIINWENVSERFQSAKK; via the exons ATGAGCATGCTAAGCAGAGTGGGTCAAATTCGCAG GTGTGCTGCCACCCTGAGCCCAGCGCTGGGCACAGTGATATCGAGACAGAAGCACTCACTTCCAGATCTGACCTACGACTATGgagcactggagccccacaTCAGTGCAGAGATCATGCAGCTCCACCACAGCAAGCACCATGCCACCTACGTCAACAATCTCAATGTCGCAGAGGACAAGTACAAAGAGGCACTGGCCAAGG gtgATGTTACAGCACAAGTTTCCCTCCAGCCTGCTCTGAGATTTAATGGAGGAGGCCACATCAACCACTCCATCTTCTGGACAAACCTCTCCCCAAACGGGGGGGGGGAACCAACGG GTGAGCTTGCGGCAGCCATCAAGCGTGATTTTGGCTCCTTCCAGGCAATGCAGGACAAGATGTCTGCTGCCACTGTGGCTGTTCAAGGTTCAGGTTGGGGCTGGCTGGGTTTGGAAAAGGAGACTGGGATGCTCCGTATTACAGCCTGCCCTAACCAAGACCCACTGCAAGGCACCACTG GTCTGGTCCCCTTGCTCGGTATTGATGTGTGGGAACACGCCTACTATCTCCAGTACAAGAACGTCCGGCCAGACTATGTCAAAGCCATCTGGAATATAATCAACTGGGAGAATGTGAGCGAGCGCTTCCAGTCTGCCAAAAAGTAG
- the sod2 gene encoding superoxide dismutase [Mn], mitochondrial isoform X1 yields the protein MQLHHSKHHATYVNNLNVAEDKYKEALAKGDVTAQVSLQPALRFNGGGHINHSIFWTNLSPNGGGEPTGELAAAIKRDFGSFQAMQDKMSAATVAVQGSGWGWLGLEKETGMLRITACPNQDPLQGTTGLVPLLGIDVWEHAYYLQYKNVRPDYVKAIWNIINWENVSERFQSAKK from the exons ATGCAGCTCCACCACAGCAAGCACCATGCCACCTACGTCAACAATCTCAATGTCGCAGAGGACAAGTACAAAGAGGCACTGGCCAAGG gtgATGTTACAGCACAAGTTTCCCTCCAGCCTGCTCTGAGATTTAATGGAGGAGGCCACATCAACCACTCCATCTTCTGGACAAACCTCTCCCCAAACGGGGGGGGGGAACCAACGG GTGAGCTTGCGGCAGCCATCAAGCGTGATTTTGGCTCCTTCCAGGCAATGCAGGACAAGATGTCTGCTGCCACTGTGGCTGTTCAAGGTTCAGGTTGGGGCTGGCTGGGTTTGGAAAAGGAGACTGGGATGCTCCGTATTACAGCCTGCCCTAACCAAGACCCACTGCAAGGCACCACTG GTCTGGTCCCCTTGCTCGGTATTGATGTGTGGGAACACGCCTACTATCTCCAGTACAAGAACGTCCGGCCAGACTATGTCAAAGCCATCTGGAATATAATCAACTGGGAGAATGTGAGCGAGCGCTTCCAGTCTGCCAAAAAGTAG